A window of Acidobacteriota bacterium contains these coding sequences:
- a CDS encoding ABC transporter permease yields MLKDFRYALRSLAQAPAFAIIAILTLGLGIGANTAIFSVVDAVLLRPLPYPQSDRLLAVREADHNFPSMSISYPDYLDWEKDNRSFSALAAYRGAGAVITHAGPPAVLNGQDCTWQYFPVLGIKPQRGRTFTAAEDHSGATPVAVISDHLWRTRFHADPQIVGKAIELDSVAHTIVGVMPPGFPGLAPEKEAAQFWVPLGAEATAQSGLLNRGSHPGLTALGRLKPGVTLVAARTDMARIARNLSQQFPKSNTGETAVVTTYLQRVVRNDGPQALWALLAAVGLVLLIACANVANLLLARAATRQKANAIRSALGASRGRLIHEHLIESLCLGIGGSALGLLLAWLAMRAAPALIAPQLGMMRADQMSLDWRVLGFTIALALLTTVLFGLAPAWHASNTELAAVLKQGGRETSAAGSGGRLRAVLVSVEMALALVLLVGAGLLIRSLLQLQRVNPGFNPDHVLSFGISLPSAKYPRPDQGIQFFHQARLHLERLPGVLAAGKVYPLPFSGNDWENSFTIVGRPTPPPGQTPSANYAMISGDYLQAMGMHLLRGRSFHENDTAQSTPVAIVDTLFARRYWPGPRPLDTALGKQFRMNGKTWTIVGIVQRVLDYGLDASTEMDRLPEAFVPTVQAGDANDGYLVVRTRLADPLQMRGAATAAIQSIDPDEPLYDMMTMRERIALSLAQRRLTLWLMGGFALLALILAAIGIYGVLSYAVAQRSHEIGLRMALGADRPRVLRLILRQGLRLAVAGAVAGLVVALVVGRFAASFLYGVSSHDPLTLVLVPLVLLLVAAAACYVPALRATRVDPMITLRGE; encoded by the coding sequence ATGCTGAAAGACTTCCGCTACGCACTGCGCAGCCTGGCTCAGGCGCCAGCTTTTGCCATCATTGCGATTCTGACCCTGGGTTTGGGCATCGGCGCCAACACCGCCATTTTTAGCGTGGTGGACGCCGTTTTGCTCCGTCCGCTGCCCTATCCTCAGTCCGACCGCCTGCTCGCGGTGCGCGAGGCTGACCATAATTTTCCCTCGATGTCGATCTCCTACCCCGACTATCTCGATTGGGAGAAAGACAACCGCAGCTTTTCGGCCCTGGCGGCCTACCGCGGCGCCGGTGCCGTCATCACCCATGCCGGCCCGCCCGCGGTGCTGAACGGGCAGGACTGTACCTGGCAGTACTTTCCGGTGCTGGGCATCAAACCGCAACGCGGCAGAACTTTTACCGCCGCCGAGGACCACTCCGGGGCCACGCCGGTGGCCGTCATTTCCGATCACCTCTGGCGCACGCGCTTTCACGCCGACCCACAGATCGTCGGCAAAGCGATCGAGCTGGATTCAGTCGCGCACACCATTGTGGGCGTGATGCCGCCGGGCTTTCCCGGCCTGGCGCCAGAAAAAGAGGCCGCACAATTCTGGGTGCCGCTGGGCGCGGAAGCCACCGCGCAATCCGGCCTGCTGAACCGCGGCAGTCATCCCGGACTGACCGCCCTGGGGCGCCTCAAGCCCGGCGTGACGCTGGTGGCCGCGCGCACCGATATGGCGCGCATCGCCCGCAATCTCTCGCAGCAATTCCCCAAGTCCAATACCGGCGAAACCGCCGTCGTCACCACCTACTTGCAGCGGGTTGTGCGCAACGACGGGCCGCAGGCGCTATGGGCGCTCCTCGCCGCCGTAGGTCTGGTGTTGCTGATCGCCTGCGCCAATGTGGCCAATTTGCTGCTGGCGCGCGCCGCCACGCGGCAAAAAGCCAACGCCATCCGTTCGGCGCTCGGCGCCTCGCGCGGCCGGCTGATCCACGAGCATCTGATCGAAAGTCTCTGTCTCGGCATTGGCGGCAGCGCCCTCGGCTTGCTGTTGGCCTGGTTGGCCATGCGCGCCGCCCCAGCCCTCATTGCGCCGCAATTGGGCATGATGCGCGCCGATCAGATGAGCCTGGACTGGCGCGTGCTTGGTTTTACGATTGCCTTGGCGTTGCTCACCACCGTGCTGTTTGGCCTCGCACCGGCCTGGCATGCCAGCAACACCGAACTCGCCGCGGTGCTGAAACAAGGCGGCCGCGAAACCTCCGCTGCCGGTAGCGGCGGCCGCTTGCGCGCCGTGCTGGTGTCCGTAGAAATGGCTTTGGCGCTGGTGCTGCTGGTGGGCGCCGGGCTGCTGATCCGCAGCCTGCTGCAGTTGCAGCGCGTTAATCCCGGCTTCAATCCTGATCATGTGCTGAGTTTCGGCATCAGCTTGCCCAGCGCGAAATATCCCAGGCCCGATCAGGGCATCCAGTTCTTTCACCAGGCGCGGCTGCATCTGGAGCGCCTGCCGGGCGTGCTTGCCGCCGGCAAGGTCTATCCGCTTCCGTTCAGCGGCAACGACTGGGAGAACAGCTTCACGATTGTTGGCCGCCCCACGCCGCCGCCCGGGCAGACGCCCTCGGCCAACTACGCCATGATTTCGGGCGACTACCTGCAAGCCATGGGTATGCATCTGCTGCGCGGCCGCAGCTTCCATGAAAACGACACCGCCCAATCCACGCCGGTCGCGATCGTGGATACCCTGTTCGCCCGCCGCTATTGGCCCGGCCCGCGCCCGCTCGATACAGCGCTGGGCAAGCAGTTCCGCATGAACGGCAAGACATGGACGATTGTCGGTATCGTACAGCGTGTTCTCGATTACGGCCTGGACGCCTCGACCGAAATGGACCGGCTGCCGGAAGCGTTCGTGCCCACCGTCCAGGCCGGCGACGCCAATGACGGCTACCTGGTGGTCCGCACCCGCCTGGCCGATCCCCTGCAGATGCGCGGGGCGGCCACGGCCGCGATTCAATCGATCGACCCCGACGAACCGCTCTACGACATGATGACCATGCGTGAGCGCATCGCGCTCTCGCTGGCCCAGCGCCGCCTGACGCTGTGGCTGATGGGTGGCTTCGCGCTGCTGGCGCTGATTCTGGCGGCCATCGGCATTTACGGCGTGCTCAGCTACGCGGTGGCGCAGCGCTCGCACGAAATCGGCCTGCGCATGGCGCTCGGCGCCGACCGGCCGCGCGTGCTGCGGCTGATTCTGCGCCAGGGCCTGCGTCTGGCGGTGGCGGGTGCGGTGGCCGGTCTGGTCGTGGCGCTGGTCGTGGGCCGGTTTGCGGCCTCGTTTCTCTACGGCGTGAGCAGTCATGATCCGCTCACGCTGGTGCTGGTCCCCCTGGTGCTGCTGCTGGTCGCTGCGGCCGCCTGCTACGTGCCGGCGCTGCGGGCCACGCGCGTGGATCCCATGATCACGTTGCGCGGTGAATAA
- a CDS encoding polyprenyl synthetase family protein — MSSTWIEPERSECERRLQAAVPAASEAPQRLHQAMRHSLLGGGKRLRPLLCRAAARAIVGSDCELAWTPAVAVELVHTYSLIHDDLPALDNDELRRGQPTCHVVFGEALAILAGDALLTRAFAVLAAAPEAAAMVAVLAAAAGTPGGMVAGQVADMEARRDAPLAAVRAIHERKTAALLRASLVLGARAAGAGAAQQEALGRCGAALGLAFQIADDVLDASASSAELGKTAGKDAAQNKATWVAAVGLEAACRTAADLTAEAEAALGHFGPAADHLRDLARLITARRG; from the coding sequence ATGAGCAGCACGTGGATCGAACCAGAGCGGAGCGAATGCGAGCGGCGCTTGCAGGCGGCAGTTCCGGCAGCCAGCGAGGCGCCGCAACGGCTGCACCAGGCCATGCGCCATAGTCTGCTCGGCGGTGGCAAACGGCTGCGGCCGCTGCTCTGCCGGGCGGCCGCCCGCGCGATTGTGGGCAGCGATTGCGAGCTCGCCTGGACGCCGGCGGTTGCCGTCGAGTTGGTGCATACCTACTCGCTCATTCACGACGATTTACCGGCGCTGGACAACGACGAGCTGCGGCGCGGGCAGCCGACCTGCCACGTTGTGTTTGGCGAAGCCCTGGCGATTCTGGCCGGGGACGCATTACTGACGCGCGCCTTTGCCGTGCTGGCGGCGGCGCCGGAGGCTGCGGCGATGGTGGCCGTGCTGGCCGCAGCGGCGGGCACGCCCGGCGGCATGGTGGCGGGACAGGTAGCGGATATGGAAGCGCGCCGCGACGCGCCGCTCGCGGCCGTGCGCGCCATCCACGAACGCAAGACTGCGGCGCTGCTGCGCGCCAGCCTGGTGTTGGGCGCTAGGGCGGCGGGCGCCGGCGCGGCCCAACAGGAGGCGCTGGGACGCTGCGGCGCCGCGCTGGGGCTGGCGTTTCAGATTGCCGATGACGTGCTGGATGCCAGCGCCTCCTCGGCCGAGCTTGGCAAGACCGCCGGCAAGGATGCCGCGCAAAACAAGGCGACCTGGGTTGCGGCGGTGGGTCTTGAAGCCGCCTGTCGCACCGCGGCGGACCTGACGGCGGAGGCAGAAGCGGCGCTCGGGCATTTTGGGCCGGCGGCGGACCATTTGCGCGACCTGGCCCGCCTCATCACCGCACGGCGGGGATGA
- a CDS encoding response regulator transcription factor, translating into MSAPSISCVLPLPPAAQPALQRPFSAREQQVVQALIAAKRVKTIAHELALSENTVKDYIKTIYRKADVHSARELMRRCQAQRAGLTDAGLGQLLQQVQQLNEAATPAEVLAQLRRAVRAWSHGRRAAAKAASSPTRTWGVR; encoded by the coding sequence ATGAGTGCCCCTTCGATCTCTTGTGTGCTGCCGCTGCCGCCGGCGGCCCAGCCCGCCCTGCAGCGGCCGTTTTCCGCGCGTGAACAACAGGTTGTGCAGGCCCTGATCGCAGCCAAGCGGGTCAAGACCATTGCCCACGAGCTTGCGCTCAGCGAGAACACCGTAAAGGACTACATCAAGACCATCTATCGCAAGGCTGACGTTCATTCGGCGCGCGAGCTGATGCGCCGCTGTCAAGCCCAGCGGGCCGGGCTGACGGATGCCGGCCTGGGTCAGCTTTTGCAGCAGGTGCAGCAACTCAACGAAGCCGCCACGCCGGCGGAGGTGTTGGCGCAGTTGCGGCGGGCGGTGCGCGCCTGGAGCCACGGGAGACGAGCAGCGGCGAAGGCCGCGAGCTCGCCCACCAGGACTTGGGGGGTGAGGTGA
- the rsmD gene encoding 16S rRNA (guanine(966)-N(2))-methyltransferase RsmD, protein MRVVGGEWGSRRLQAPAGRNLRPTSDRLRETLFDVLGPAVAGAAFVDGFAGTGAVGIEAFSRGARPVIWIEGAAAAARLLRSNLGALGAAADPAAVVLERRLPAAVAALARLPALLEAGGAQFVFLDPPYADTRVAEQTLLGLQQYPEVLAPGGRVVWETAARTRLPEIPGRWRVQRRHRQGDSQLVFFEMAY, encoded by the coding sequence ATGCGTGTGGTGGGAGGGGAATGGGGCAGCCGGCGGCTGCAAGCCCCGGCGGGCCGGAACCTGCGGCCGACCTCGGACCGGCTCCGGGAAACGCTGTTTGACGTGCTTGGCCCGGCAGTGGCGGGGGCGGCCTTCGTCGACGGCTTCGCGGGGACGGGCGCGGTCGGGATTGAGGCCTTCAGCCGCGGCGCGCGGCCGGTAATCTGGATTGAAGGGGCGGCCGCGGCGGCGCGGCTGCTGCGTTCCAATTTGGGCGCGTTAGGGGCGGCTGCGGATCCCGCCGCCGTGGTGCTGGAGCGGCGGCTGCCGGCTGCGGTCGCCGCGCTGGCGCGGCTGCCGGCGCTGCTCGAGGCGGGCGGCGCGCAGTTCGTTTTTCTCGATCCACCCTATGCCGACACCCGCGTGGCCGAGCAGACGCTGCTGGGGCTGCAACAGTACCCGGAAGTGCTGGCACCCGGAGGCCGCGTGGTTTGGGAGACGGCAGCGCGCACCCGCCTCCCGGAAATCCCGGGCCGCTGGCGCGTGCAGCGGCGGCACCGGCAGGGCGACAGTCAGCTCGTGTTTTTTGAAATGGCATATTGA
- a CDS encoding HAD family hydrolase codes for MRLQAGQALLIFDLDGTLIDSRADLVQSVNGALQELGRAPLPEAIVGANVGDGAALLMQRSLGLAPPPDRSRPPQPAPALSEADAALSARAVELFLVYYAAHKLDFTVLYPGVEPGLRALAAAGARLAVLTNKPVRPSQEIVAHLGIAGLLAAVYGGNSFEQKKPDPVGIHTLLQECRAEPRQTVMIGDSAVDVLAGRNAGTWTAGVSYGFAPESLRLQPPDWQADTFAELTAGLLAAMKK; via the coding sequence CTGCGCCTGCAAGCGGGCCAAGCCCTGTTGATTTTTGATCTCGACGGCACCCTGATCGACTCGCGCGCCGATCTCGTGCAGAGCGTGAATGGCGCGCTGCAGGAACTCGGCCGGGCGCCGCTGCCGGAAGCCATCGTGGGCGCCAACGTCGGCGATGGCGCGGCGTTGCTGATGCAACGCTCTCTCGGGCTGGCGCCGCCTCCGGATCGCAGCCGCCCGCCCCAGCCGGCGCCGGCCCTGAGCGAGGCCGATGCCGCCTTGAGTGCTCGCGCGGTTGAGCTCTTTCTGGTTTACTACGCGGCGCACAAGCTCGATTTCACCGTATTGTACCCGGGAGTAGAGCCAGGCTTGCGGGCGCTCGCCGCCGCCGGCGCGCGCCTGGCCGTGCTGACCAACAAACCCGTGCGGCCGAGCCAGGAAATCGTAGCCCACCTCGGCATCGCCGGCCTGCTGGCTGCCGTCTATGGCGGCAACAGTTTCGAACAGAAAAAGCCCGATCCCGTCGGCATTCACACCCTGCTCCAGGAATGCCGCGCCGAACCCCGGCAAACGGTGATGATCGGTGATTCCGCGGTGGACGTACTCGCCGGCCGCAACGCCGGCACCTGGACGGCCGGCGTCAGCTATGGCTTCGCGCCCGAAAGTTTACGGCTGCAACCGCCCGATTGGCAAGCGGATACCTTTGCCGAACTCACCGCCGGTCTGCTCGCAGCCATGAAAAAATAG
- a CDS encoding twin-arginine translocase TatA/TatE family subunit, whose protein sequence is MFDGIFRPEHLIIILVICLLIFGPKKLPELGRGIGESIREFKKSMSEAKAQGQEPAKAPATAEEKK, encoded by the coding sequence ATGTTTGACGGCATTTTCCGACCCGAACACCTGATCATCATCCTGGTGATCTGCTTGCTGATTTTTGGCCCCAAGAAGCTTCCGGAACTGGGCCGCGGCATTGGCGAAAGCATTCGGGAGTTTAAGAAGTCCATGTCTGAGGCGAAAGCGCAGGGCCAGGAGCCGGCAAAAGCGCCTGCCACCGCGGAAGAAAAGAAATAG
- a CDS encoding co-chaperone GroES yields the protein MAKVRPLHDRLLVKRIEDKETMRGGIIIPDTAKEKPQEGEVIAVGKGKVTEDGKVLPLDVKEGDRILFGKYSGSEIKLDGEELLILREEEVLGVLSK from the coding sequence ATGGCCAAAGTACGACCACTACACGACCGCTTGCTGGTCAAGCGGATCGAGGACAAAGAGACGATGCGTGGCGGAATTATTATTCCCGACACGGCCAAGGAAAAGCCGCAGGAGGGCGAGGTCATTGCCGTCGGCAAGGGCAAGGTCACCGAAGACGGCAAGGTGCTGCCGCTGGACGTGAAGGAAGGCGACCGCATTCTGTTTGGCAAGTACTCGGGCAGTGAAATCAAGCTGGACGGCGAAGAACTGCTCATTCTGCGCGAGGAAGAAGTGCTGGGCGTGCTCAGCAAGTAA
- the groL gene encoding chaperonin GroEL, with the protein MAKRIVHGESSRQAILRGVNILADAVKITLGPKGRNVVIEKKFGSPNITKDGVTVAKEIDLPDLLENMGAQMVREVASKTSDVAGDGTTTATVLAQAIYREGVKNVAAGSNPMALKRGIDLAVAAAVESVKKMSKPVQGDMIAQVGTISANNDATIGGIIAEAMKKVGKDGVITVEESRTMETLLEVVEGMQFDRGYLSPYFVTDPDRMEVVLEEPYILIHEKKISSMKDLLPLLEQIARAGKPLLIIAEDVEGEALATLVVNKLRGTLHAAAVKAPGFGDRRKAMLQDIAVLTGGEFISEELGVKLESIQLSQLGRVKKAVIDKDNTTLVEGAGKTAEIEGRVKQLRTQIDDTTSDYDREKLQERLAKLVGGVAVVKVGAATESEMKEKKARVEDAMHATRAAVEEGIVPGGGVALVRAEKAVAALKATGDEQIGVDVVRRALEEPLRQIAQNAGLEGAIVVGKVRESNDAHYGFNAQSETYEDLVKAGVIDPAKVTRFALQNAGSIAGLMLTTEALVAEIPEEKKESAAPGGPGGMGGMGGMY; encoded by the coding sequence ATGGCAAAACGAATTGTGCATGGCGAGAGCTCACGGCAGGCGATCCTGCGCGGTGTGAACATCCTGGCGGATGCGGTCAAGATCACCCTCGGCCCCAAGGGCCGCAACGTGGTGATCGAAAAAAAATTTGGTTCCCCCAACATCACCAAGGATGGCGTGACGGTGGCAAAGGAAATTGATCTGCCCGACCTGTTGGAGAACATGGGGGCGCAGATGGTGCGCGAAGTGGCGTCGAAGACTTCCGATGTCGCCGGCGACGGCACCACGACGGCCACGGTGCTGGCGCAGGCGATTTACCGGGAGGGCGTGAAGAACGTCGCTGCCGGCTCGAATCCGATGGCCCTGAAGCGCGGCATCGATCTGGCGGTCGCGGCGGCGGTGGAGTCGGTGAAGAAGATGTCCAAGCCGGTGCAGGGCGACATGATCGCCCAGGTCGGGACAATTTCGGCCAACAATGACGCCACCATCGGCGGCATCATTGCCGAGGCGATGAAGAAGGTCGGCAAGGACGGCGTGATCACGGTCGAAGAGTCGCGCACGATGGAGACGCTGCTGGAAGTCGTCGAGGGTATGCAGTTCGACCGCGGCTATCTCTCGCCCTACTTCGTCACCGATCCGGACCGCATGGAAGTGGTGCTGGAAGAGCCTTACATCCTGATTCACGAAAAGAAGATCAGCTCGATGAAGGACCTGCTGCCGCTGCTCGAACAGATCGCGCGCGCCGGCAAGCCGCTGCTGATCATCGCCGAGGATGTCGAAGGCGAGGCGCTGGCGACGCTGGTGGTCAACAAGCTGCGCGGCACGCTGCACGCCGCGGCGGTGAAGGCGCCGGGCTTCGGCGACCGCCGCAAGGCCATGCTGCAGGACATCGCGGTGCTGACCGGCGGCGAGTTCATCAGCGAAGAGCTGGGCGTAAAGCTGGAATCGATCCAGCTCAGCCAGCTCGGCCGGGTGAAGAAAGCCGTGATTGACAAGGACAACACCACCCTGGTGGAAGGCGCGGGCAAAACCGCCGAGATCGAGGGCCGCGTGAAGCAGTTGCGTACCCAGATCGACGACACCACCAGTGACTACGACCGTGAGAAGCTGCAAGAGCGGCTGGCGAAGCTGGTCGGCGGCGTCGCGGTGGTCAAGGTAGGCGCCGCTACGGAGAGCGAGATGAAGGAAAAGAAGGCTCGCGTCGAAGATGCCATGCATGCCACGCGCGCGGCGGTCGAGGAAGGCATTGTTCCCGGCGGCGGCGTGGCGCTGGTGCGCGCCGAAAAGGCGGTGGCCGCTCTCAAGGCGACCGGCGACGAGCAGATCGGCGTCGACGTCGTGCGCCGCGCGCTCGAAGAGCCGCTGCGCCAGATCGCGCAGAACGCGGGTCTGGAAGGCGCGATTGTGGTCGGCAAGGTGCGCGAAAGCAACGACGCCCACTATGGCTTCAACGCGCAGAGCGAAACCTACGAAGACCTGGTCAAAGCCGGCGTCATTGACCCGGCCAAGGTCACCCGTTTTGCCCTGCAGAACGCCGGTTCCATTGCCGGCCTGATGCTCACCACCGAGGCCCTGGTCGCGGAGATTCCTGAGGAAAAGAAGGAATCCGCGGCGCCGGGCGGCCCCGGGGGCATGGGCGGCATGGGGGGCATGTACTAG
- the pgsA gene encoding CDP-diacylglycerol--glycerol-3-phosphate 3-phosphatidyltransferase has protein sequence MTLPERRFDLRPRLGSNEKGGDVNLPNALTVLRIFLIPLLIAALFSTRLPNREIYATAIFLAAAITDLLDGYLARRRGQVTTLGMLLDPIADKLLIAAAFISLVQIDSALVPAWMVVIIIGREFAVSGLRSVAATQGFTIAANEWGKLKMVSQVVAVCIIIVAVKYGTLYLFGWGVDVRLLGKIALWAVVIVALLSGSIYFWRFWRQIDDSVKRRRRESTAAVARRQPARTE, from the coding sequence ATGACACTGCCCGAACGGAGGTTTGACCTGCGGCCCCGGCTGGGTTCAAATGAGAAAGGTGGTGACGTGAATCTTCCCAACGCTCTGACGGTGCTGCGCATCTTCTTGATCCCGCTGCTGATCGCGGCCCTGTTCAGTACCCGCCTGCCCAACCGCGAAATTTATGCCACGGCCATTTTTCTGGCCGCCGCCATTACCGATCTGTTGGATGGCTATCTTGCCCGCCGCCGTGGCCAGGTGACCACCCTGGGTATGCTGCTTGATCCTATTGCCGACAAGCTCCTGATTGCCGCCGCCTTCATCTCCCTGGTGCAGATCGACTCGGCACTGGTGCCTGCCTGGATGGTAGTCATTATCATCGGCCGGGAGTTTGCCGTCAGCGGCCTGCGCAGCGTGGCGGCCACGCAAGGCTTTACGATCGCGGCCAACGAATGGGGCAAGCTGAAGATGGTCAGCCAGGTGGTGGCGGTCTGCATCATCATCGTCGCGGTCAAATACGGCACGCTGTACCTGTTCGGCTGGGGCGTCGATGTGCGCCTGCTCGGCAAAATTGCCCTCTGGGCAGTAGTGATTGTGGCGCTGCTTTCCGGTTCCATCTACTTCTGGCGCTTCTGGCGGCAGATCGACGACAGTGTCAAGCGGCGCCGCCGCGAGAGTACTGCCGCGGTCGCGCGCCGCCAGCCCGCCCGCACCGAATAG
- a CDS encoding response regulator transcription factor: MELQPWKESRIAPRCIESAMSPTTQLHAPIRIRLCLPSELWNQLLAAALSATPGLQVVPGTGGVPASAEVLLTAVPQDYSGWTRLGQWCQRAGARVLVLGENRPALAARALRAGACGYLDWESPLPLLVKAIRSVHAGELWADRKVALTVMHPAGGGTANKLTPRELSVLEALTQGKRNKEIAAQLAISETTVKSHLNRAFQKLHVSDRLEAALYVARYGLE; encoded by the coding sequence ATGGAATTGCAACCTTGGAAGGAGAGCCGGATCGCACCAAGGTGCATCGAATCGGCAATGTCCCCCACCACGCAACTGCATGCTCCCATCCGCATCCGTCTGTGCCTGCCTTCGGAACTGTGGAATCAACTGCTGGCCGCCGCCCTCAGCGCCACGCCGGGACTGCAGGTGGTGCCGGGCACCGGCGGGGTGCCGGCGTCGGCCGAGGTCCTATTGACCGCCGTTCCCCAGGACTACAGCGGCTGGACACGGCTGGGCCAGTGGTGCCAGCGCGCCGGGGCGCGCGTGCTCGTGCTCGGGGAAAACCGCCCTGCGCTGGCGGCGCGGGCCTTGCGCGCCGGCGCCTGCGGCTATCTGGATTGGGAGAGTCCGCTGCCGCTGCTGGTCAAGGCCATCCGAAGCGTGCATGCGGGAGAGTTATGGGCTGACCGTAAAGTGGCTCTGACCGTCATGCACCCGGCGGGCGGGGGCACGGCCAACAAGCTGACGCCGCGCGAGCTGAGCGTGCTCGAGGCGCTCACCCAGGGCAAGCGGAATAAGGAAATAGCCGCGCAACTGGCGATCAGCGAGACCACAGTGAAATCCCACCTCAACCGGGCATTCCAGAAGCTGCATGTCAGCGACCGGCTGGAGGCCGCGCTGTATGTCGCCCGTTACGGGCTGGAGTGA
- a CDS encoding sugar transferase, with the protein MLDLLLCLLLGLPAAILVGLAACAVRWDSPGAALFAQWRVGAHGRRFRLWKLRTMVANAGALKGQLTHLNELPWPDFKITNDPRITGVGRWLRRSSLDELPQLWNVWRGEMSFVGPRPSSFGLEHYRLWHTERLALPPGITGLWQITARARCDFDQRLRLDLAYLRSWRLRLDLAILAATLAVVCRGKGAR; encoded by the coding sequence ATGCTGGACCTGCTGCTCTGCCTGCTGCTGGGCCTGCCGGCGGCGATCCTCGTCGGCCTGGCGGCGTGCGCAGTGCGCTGGGACTCGCCCGGAGCGGCACTGTTTGCGCAGTGGCGGGTCGGCGCGCACGGGCGGCGCTTCCGCCTTTGGAAGCTGCGCACCATGGTGGCGAACGCTGGCGCGCTGAAAGGGCAACTGACTCATCTCAACGAGTTGCCCTGGCCGGACTTTAAGATCACCAACGATCCGCGCATCACCGGCGTAGGCCGCTGGCTGCGCCGCAGCAGCCTCGACGAGTTGCCACAGTTGTGGAATGTCTGGCGCGGGGAGATGAGCTTCGTGGGGCCACGGCCGTCGAGTTTTGGCCTGGAACATTACCGGCTGTGGCACACCGAGCGGCTGGCGTTGCCGCCCGGCATCACCGGCCTGTGGCAGATCACCGCCCGCGCGCGCTGTGATTTCGACCAGCGCCTGCGGCTGGATCTCGCTTACCTGCGGTCGTGGCGGCTGCGACTGGATCTGGCGATTCTGGCGGCCACGCTGGCGGTGGTGTGCCGCGGCAAAGGAGCGCGATAA
- a CDS encoding UDP-glucose/GDP-mannose dehydrogenase family protein, with amino-acid sequence MTPTSATSSCCSRSACLAPRSRSTGSRGGSRRPQRATRNRYKEAYKSMKHSIAIVGLGWVGRAMHQEFPDAAIYDEPLQLGTREAVNACDVAFVCVPTPNPGRGALDTSIVERVIAWLETPLIVLRSTVNPGFTDLMRQRYGRRIVFQPEYLGESVAHPLMHLRERTFLILGGEPADRREAIEVYQQVFNASVRIRQTDALTAELIKLAENRAIAHRVAEAQELYDLCEAAGVDYYTVREGVYQDDPRMSPYWTFVYPQERGFDSKCIPKDVYALTAYARQLHAPLEVTEALLERNERYLRRLTVAAAPAQSELAS; translated from the coding sequence ATGACGCCTACTTCCGCCACTTCTTCCTGTTGCTCGCGCTCGGCGTGCTTGGCGCCGCGCTCGCGCTCGACAGGCAGCCGCGGCGGCAGCCGGCGCCCGCAGCGAGCAACCCGGAACCGGTACAAGGAGGCATATAAATCCATGAAACACAGCATTGCCATCGTGGGCTTAGGGTGGGTAGGCCGCGCCATGCACCAGGAATTTCCTGACGCGGCCATCTACGACGAACCGCTGCAGTTAGGCACGCGCGAGGCCGTCAACGCCTGCGATGTGGCCTTCGTCTGCGTGCCCACCCCCAACCCCGGGCGCGGGGCCCTCGACACCAGTATTGTTGAGCGCGTCATCGCCTGGCTGGAGACGCCCCTGATCGTGCTGCGCTCGACGGTCAACCCCGGCTTCACCGACCTGATGCGGCAGCGCTATGGGCGGCGGATTGTGTTTCAGCCCGAGTATCTGGGCGAGAGCGTGGCGCATCCGCTGATGCATCTGCGGGAACGCACCTTTCTGATCCTCGGGGGCGAGCCCGCCGACCGGCGCGAAGCCATCGAAGTGTATCAGCAGGTCTTCAACGCCAGTGTCCGCATCCGGCAGACCGACGCCCTCACGGCCGAGCTAATCAAGCTGGCGGAAAACCGCGCCATTGCGCACCGTGTGGCCGAAGCGCAGGAGCTGTACGATCTGTGCGAAGCCGCCGGGGTGGACTACTACACCGTGCGCGAGGGGGTCTATCAGGACGATCCCCGCATGTCCCCCTACTGGACCTTCGTGTACCCGCAGGAGCGCGGCTTCGACTCCAAGTGCATTCCCAAAGACGTCTACGCCCTCACCGCCTATGCGCGGCAGCTGCACGCACCACTGGAAGTGACCGAGGCGCTGCTGGAGCGCAATGAGCGCTACCTGCGGCGGTTGACGGTAGCGGCTGCGCCGGCGCAGTCGGAGCTCGCAAGCTGA